One part of the Gossypium raimondii isolate GPD5lz chromosome 1, ASM2569854v1, whole genome shotgun sequence genome encodes these proteins:
- the LOC105775557 gene encoding uncharacterized protein LOC105775557 isoform X2 produces the protein MEDIGLFKQGFKWLESQKHVYSKAKTAVTYCRDKMGLLMERHWPMVCSGCVGFCKFLKLVLVYWIDCLVRGFQSCSRLGSASLLVIMWSCFLSLTSMSCLLYVLLSMGAAGAAVQYLGYTPGLFIVGLFGILVLWMYANFWITGTLFIVGGYLFSLSHARLIVLIATVYSVYCVKIRVGWIGVFLSINLAFLSNDVADYLLKCFDNVNENMHFEEQKEPKPVMEDDLPGQCEYSIPSDEPQKVYSCKSSSTSATTSVINQKEFSAKRVVKEDTSSTDEMKRILNSTDHYEALGFPRHIKIDSGILKKEYRKKAMLVHPDKNMGSPLASESFKKLQCAYEVLSDSTKKKDYDEQLRKEESKTRSVCQKSHSSTRQATSDHRSEESRRIQCTKCGNSHIWVCTNRNKAKARWCQDCCQYHQAKDGDGWVEYKGSLVFDRPQKAEIPRAFVCAESKIFDVSEWAICQRMACRPNTHRPSFHVNMVGLEKTQRSKSSRYPWDLDAEMIDEDEEEFELWLQQALASGLFCETSKRRKSWSPFKLPQKKSKKQWRRSST, from the exons ATGGAGGATATAGGGCTTTTTAAGCAAGGTTTTAAATGGTTAGAATCTCAGAAACATGTTTATTCCAAGGCCAAAACGGCGGTTACTTATTGTAGAGATAAAATGGGGTTGTTAATGGAGAGGCATTGGCCAATGGTTTGTAGTGGATGTGTTGGTTTCTGCAAGTTTTTGAAGCTGGTTTTGGTTTATTGGATAGATTGTTTAGTGAGAGGGTTTCAATCGTGTAGCAGATTGGGTTCGGCTTCTTTGCTTGTAATAATGTGGAGTTGTTTCCTTAGCTTGACTTCCATGTCCTGCTTGCTTTATGTGCTTTTAAGCATG GGAGCTGCTGGAGCTGCTGTTCAGTACTTGGGTTACACACCTGGCCTCTTTATTGTAGGACTGTTCGGCATTTTGGTATTATGGATGTATGCTAACTTTTGGATAACAGGAACATTATTTATAGTTGGAG GTTATTTGTTCTCCTTAAGCCATGCGAGATTGATAGTCTTAATAGCGACTGTGTACTCTGTGTATTGTGTCAAAATTCGAGTTGGGTGGATTGGTGTTTTTCTATCAATAAACCTTGCATTTCTATCGAACGATGTAGCGGATTATTTGCTGAAATGTTTTGATAACGTGAATGAAAACATGCACTTTGAAGAGCAAAAGGAACCCAAACCAGTTATGGAAGATGATTTGCCCGGACAATGTGAATACTCTATTCCCTCTGATGAACCGCAGAAGGTGTATTCATGCAAGTCATCGAGCACATCTGCTACTACATCAGTTATAAACCAAAAGGAGTTTTCTGCGAAAAGGGTGGTCAAGGAAGATACGAGTTCGACTgatgaaatgaaaagaatattGAATAGCACGGATCATTATGAAGCATTGGGGTTCCCTCGGCATATAAAAATTGACTCTGGAATCCTGAAAAAGGAATACCGGAAAAAG GCCATGCTTGTACATCCTGACAAAAACATGGGAAGTCCTTTAGCAAGTGAATCATTTAAGAAACTTCAATGTGCTTATGAG GTCCTTTCAGATTCCACGAAAAAGAAGGACTACGATGAGCAATTGAGAAAGGAAGAATCCAAAACTAGGAGTGTCTGTCAAAAGTCCCATAGCTCTACACGCCAG GCTACTTCAGATCACCGCTCTGAAGAATCGAGGCGTATACAGTGCACCAAGTGTGGTAATTCACATATATGGGTTTGCACAAATAGGAACAAGGCCAAGGCTAGATGGTGTCAG GATTGCTGTCAATATCATCAAGCCAAAGACGGAGATGGATGGGTTGAGTACAAAGGTTCCTTGGTGTTTGATAGGCCTCAAAAA GCGGAAATACCACGGGCTTTTGTTTGTGCTGAAAGCAAGATCTTTGATGTTTCAGAATGGGCTATCTGTCAG AGAATGGCTTGTAGACCAAACACGCATCGGCCTAGCTTCCATGTAAACATGGTTGGTTTAGAAAAGACCCAAAGATCAAAGTCGAGCCGATATCCTTGGGATTTGGATGCTGAAATGATCGACGAAGATGAAGAAGAATTCGAGTTATGGCTACAACAAGCCTTGGCATCCGGTCTCTTTTGCGAAACCTCTAAACGTAGAAAGAGCTGGAGTCCGTTTAAATTGCCTCAGAAGAAAAGTAAAAAGCAATGGAGAAGATCTTCAACCTGA
- the LOC105775557 gene encoding uncharacterized protein LOC105775557 isoform X1, which produces MEDIGLFKQGFKWLESQKHVYSKAKTAVTYCRDKMGLLMERHWPMVCSGCVGFCKFLKLVLVYWIDCLVRGFQSCSRLGSASLLVIMWSCFLSLTSMSCLLYVLLSMGAAGAAVQYLGYTPGLFIVGLFGILVLWMYANFWITGTLFIVGGYLFSLSHARLIVLIATVYSVYCVKIRVGWIGVFLSINLAFLSNDVADYLLKCFDNVNENMHFEEQKEPKPVMEDDLPGQCEYSIPSDEPQKVYSCKSSSTSATTSVINQKEFSAKRVVKEDTSSTDEMKRILNSTDHYEALGFPRHIKIDSGILKKEYRKKAMLVHPDKNMGSPLASESFKKLQCAYEVLSDSTKKKDYDEQLRKEESKTRSVCQKSHSSTRQQATSDHRSEESRRIQCTKCGNSHIWVCTNRNKAKARWCQDCCQYHQAKDGDGWVEYKGSLVFDRPQKAEIPRAFVCAESKIFDVSEWAICQRMACRPNTHRPSFHVNMVGLEKTQRSKSSRYPWDLDAEMIDEDEEEFELWLQQALASGLFCETSKRRKSWSPFKLPQKKSKKQWRRSST; this is translated from the exons ATGGAGGATATAGGGCTTTTTAAGCAAGGTTTTAAATGGTTAGAATCTCAGAAACATGTTTATTCCAAGGCCAAAACGGCGGTTACTTATTGTAGAGATAAAATGGGGTTGTTAATGGAGAGGCATTGGCCAATGGTTTGTAGTGGATGTGTTGGTTTCTGCAAGTTTTTGAAGCTGGTTTTGGTTTATTGGATAGATTGTTTAGTGAGAGGGTTTCAATCGTGTAGCAGATTGGGTTCGGCTTCTTTGCTTGTAATAATGTGGAGTTGTTTCCTTAGCTTGACTTCCATGTCCTGCTTGCTTTATGTGCTTTTAAGCATG GGAGCTGCTGGAGCTGCTGTTCAGTACTTGGGTTACACACCTGGCCTCTTTATTGTAGGACTGTTCGGCATTTTGGTATTATGGATGTATGCTAACTTTTGGATAACAGGAACATTATTTATAGTTGGAG GTTATTTGTTCTCCTTAAGCCATGCGAGATTGATAGTCTTAATAGCGACTGTGTACTCTGTGTATTGTGTCAAAATTCGAGTTGGGTGGATTGGTGTTTTTCTATCAATAAACCTTGCATTTCTATCGAACGATGTAGCGGATTATTTGCTGAAATGTTTTGATAACGTGAATGAAAACATGCACTTTGAAGAGCAAAAGGAACCCAAACCAGTTATGGAAGATGATTTGCCCGGACAATGTGAATACTCTATTCCCTCTGATGAACCGCAGAAGGTGTATTCATGCAAGTCATCGAGCACATCTGCTACTACATCAGTTATAAACCAAAAGGAGTTTTCTGCGAAAAGGGTGGTCAAGGAAGATACGAGTTCGACTgatgaaatgaaaagaatattGAATAGCACGGATCATTATGAAGCATTGGGGTTCCCTCGGCATATAAAAATTGACTCTGGAATCCTGAAAAAGGAATACCGGAAAAAG GCCATGCTTGTACATCCTGACAAAAACATGGGAAGTCCTTTAGCAAGTGAATCATTTAAGAAACTTCAATGTGCTTATGAG GTCCTTTCAGATTCCACGAAAAAGAAGGACTACGATGAGCAATTGAGAAAGGAAGAATCCAAAACTAGGAGTGTCTGTCAAAAGTCCCATAGCTCTACACGCCAG CAGGCTACTTCAGATCACCGCTCTGAAGAATCGAGGCGTATACAGTGCACCAAGTGTGGTAATTCACATATATGGGTTTGCACAAATAGGAACAAGGCCAAGGCTAGATGGTGTCAG GATTGCTGTCAATATCATCAAGCCAAAGACGGAGATGGATGGGTTGAGTACAAAGGTTCCTTGGTGTTTGATAGGCCTCAAAAA GCGGAAATACCACGGGCTTTTGTTTGTGCTGAAAGCAAGATCTTTGATGTTTCAGAATGGGCTATCTGTCAG AGAATGGCTTGTAGACCAAACACGCATCGGCCTAGCTTCCATGTAAACATGGTTGGTTTAGAAAAGACCCAAAGATCAAAGTCGAGCCGATATCCTTGGGATTTGGATGCTGAAATGATCGACGAAGATGAAGAAGAATTCGAGTTATGGCTACAACAAGCCTTGGCATCCGGTCTCTTTTGCGAAACCTCTAAACGTAGAAAGAGCTGGAGTCCGTTTAAATTGCCTCAGAAGAAAAGTAAAAAGCAATGGAGAAGATCTTCAACCTGA